One window of uncultured Trichococcus sp. genomic DNA carries:
- the istA gene encoding IS21 family transposase has product MLYLEIQQMKERDFSIQQIARQLKISRTTVYTYLEMTPEEAFEWVNSLGSRKKKLDPYKDWIVAWLQEYPHLNASQIQDWLLEKFPDFTVGESTMRLYVNQIREEYQIAKTKVVRQYEAVEEQPMGKQVQVDWGETRQKTQDQREIKLYCICFLLSHSRYRYVEWQNRPFTTRDAIRSHENAFEYFGGMPEEIVYDQDHLITVSEHAGDMVLTAEFQAYKQQRKFRVHLCRKADPESKGKVESTVKYVKRNFADSRIYTTIENWNERCLAWLERTGNQRVHGTTKKRPVEVFLLEKQHLKPVSKLLSTESITGSSITRTVNKDNTVFYKSNRYSVPLGTYRPKGLNTVAIEIKEDKNDQKRLVIRKQPDGEILANHPLETSTGKLIKNKNHCRDRSKGIQSYKETVAQQFKDLELASRYIDILMEKYPRYKRDQLAVLQKAALEYPTVIDEALQKCMSENLMSANDFTDVAKYLAAPRKETPPVPPVKAVRSDSADITVETHPMSTYTEILGGAAS; this is encoded by the coding sequence ATGTTATATTTGGAAATTCAACAGATGAAGGAGCGGGACTTTTCCATCCAACAAATCGCAAGGCAGTTAAAGATATCCCGTACAACGGTTTATACCTACCTGGAGATGACACCGGAAGAAGCTTTCGAATGGGTCAATTCTTTAGGCTCCCGGAAGAAGAAATTGGATCCCTACAAGGATTGGATTGTCGCTTGGCTTCAAGAGTATCCGCATCTGAATGCGTCTCAAATACAGGATTGGCTGCTCGAGAAATTCCCCGACTTCACCGTTGGTGAAAGCACGATGCGGTTATATGTGAATCAAATACGCGAAGAATATCAGATAGCTAAGACTAAAGTTGTGAGGCAATACGAGGCCGTTGAAGAACAGCCGATGGGAAAACAGGTGCAAGTCGATTGGGGCGAAACCCGTCAAAAGACGCAGGATCAAAGAGAAATCAAATTATACTGCATTTGTTTCTTACTTTCCCATTCACGCTACCGCTATGTGGAATGGCAAAACCGCCCTTTTACGACACGTGATGCCATTCGTAGTCATGAGAATGCCTTCGAATACTTTGGTGGCATGCCTGAAGAAATTGTTTATGATCAGGATCATCTTATCACTGTGAGCGAGCACGCTGGAGACATGGTCCTAACTGCTGAATTTCAAGCGTATAAGCAGCAACGGAAGTTCAGGGTCCATTTATGCCGCAAAGCCGACCCGGAATCCAAAGGAAAAGTGGAGAGTACGGTAAAGTATGTGAAACGAAATTTCGCCGATAGCCGCATTTATACGACAATCGAGAACTGGAATGAGCGCTGTTTAGCCTGGTTGGAAAGAACAGGTAACCAAAGGGTTCATGGAACGACAAAAAAGAGACCAGTAGAAGTGTTTCTCCTCGAAAAGCAACACTTAAAACCAGTCTCTAAACTACTCTCAACCGAGAGTATCACCGGTTCAAGTATAACAAGAACGGTAAACAAGGACAATACGGTTTTTTATAAATCCAACCGTTATTCCGTGCCCCTAGGCACTTACAGACCGAAAGGCCTGAATACAGTGGCTATTGAAATCAAGGAAGATAAGAACGATCAAAAACGGCTTGTGATCAGAAAACAGCCCGATGGGGAAATTCTGGCGAACCATCCTCTGGAAACTTCAACCGGCAAACTGATTAAAAATAAAAACCACTGCCGCGACCGTTCCAAAGGCATTCAAAGCTATAAGGAAACCGTTGCGCAGCAGTTCAAAGATTTGGAGCTTGCCTCACGGTACATCGATATCTTGATGGAGAAGTATCCGCGCTATAAAAGAGACCAACTGGCCGTTCTGCAGAAAGCGGCCCTCGAATACCCTACTGTCATTGATGAGGCCCTACAGAAGTGTATGTCCGAAAATCTGATGAGTGCGAATGACTTTACGGATGTGGCTAAATACTTGGCTGCCCCTCGGAAAGAGACGCCACCTGTTCCACCAGTAAAAGCGGTCCGATCGGACAGTGCTGACATCACCGTAGAGACGCACCCCATGAGTACCTATACGGAAATTCTGGGAGGTGCAGCTTCATGA
- the istB gene encoding IS21-like element helper ATPase IstB, with translation METDRLEEVCKQLRLSHIPRVIGTEGFETKEDWLLFLLENELKCREELKTARLFKQAKFPVRRTLDNYDWHDHITLPNPTTKEELISLSFIRQKENAVFVGTPGTGKTHLACALGQMATHAGVEPRFWRVSELVGELERQWKNNTLEIFKHRFDKVKLVILDEMGYVPFTKEGAELLFQLISDWYETKSIIITSNLEFSQWNKVFIDTRLTAALVDRLIHHAHILSFTGESFRLKNALSRPK, from the coding sequence ATGGAAACCGATCGTTTAGAAGAGGTCTGTAAGCAGTTGCGGCTCTCTCATATTCCTAGAGTCATTGGAACGGAGGGCTTTGAAACCAAAGAAGATTGGTTGCTATTCCTGTTGGAGAATGAATTGAAGTGCCGGGAAGAACTAAAGACGGCTCGGCTCTTCAAACAGGCCAAATTCCCTGTACGCCGGACTTTAGACAACTACGACTGGCATGATCATATCACGCTGCCAAATCCGACCACAAAGGAAGAGTTAATCAGCCTCTCCTTTATCCGCCAAAAAGAAAACGCCGTTTTCGTGGGTACCCCAGGAACTGGTAAGACGCATTTAGCTTGTGCTCTTGGCCAAATGGCCACGCATGCTGGTGTTGAACCACGCTTCTGGCGAGTCTCTGAATTGGTGGGAGAATTGGAACGCCAATGGAAGAACAACACGTTGGAGATCTTCAAGCACCGCTTTGACAAGGTGAAGTTGGTTATCCTAGATGAGATGGGCTATGTGCCGTTCACTAAGGAAGGTGCCGAGTTACTCTTCCAGCTGATCAGTGATTGGTATGAAACGAAAAGTATCATCATCACCAGTAATTTGGAGTTCAGCCAATGGAATAAGGTGTTTATCGATACACGTTTGACGGCGGCATTGGTGGACCGCTTGATTCATCACGCACACATTTTAAGCTTCACCGGAGAGAGCTTCCGGCTCAAAAACGCTCTATCAAGACCAAAATAA